In Saprospiraceae bacterium, a genomic segment contains:
- the secDF gene encoding protein translocase subunit SecDF has protein sequence MFEKGIVKWLLIAIVLVCLLQFVYYLPTNKVERQAAEYSLNVTGGIEDETSRQAAQKVARVKYLDSISSEKIFSIPLIKEFTYHDLKKQQLALGLDLKGGMSTILQIDLSDLIISLAGNSSDPAFRKAIANANDRMRNSQQDFISLFVEEFKKESNGKSLASVFSRGASLKDRVNFETSDLDVARILREVANETVDLTFKRLKDRIDKLGVTQPNVSLDKTRDMIVVELPGIDNPERARKYLQASAKLEFWDVYRNSDPGVFDGIVNADKKLAAIDKGDTTSTQADYTLVDRYDYTRDSLGNPIDSVKIGTDTIKSDPLTEKGPLLAVFSPTSPAAGYTAIIGSVEKSNRSRFIELVNRPEVKAVFPSDLEFRIEAKPYKLQGETKPSNNYNVYAIKKKPGVSTAPLDGERIARASANPDNLTGEVVVSLAMDNKGSKIWGEMTTRAGNDNKREIAIVLDDEVVSCPSVREPILGGNSQISGNFTIDEAKDLANILQVGKLPAKTRIVQESLVGPSLGKENISKSLWSIIGGFLLVMAFMVIYYTSSGFVAILTLLLNVLFILATLASFGTVLTLPGIAGLVLTMGMAVDANVVIYERIKEELAAGRVLMDAIKEGFAHSYSAIIDSNVTTILTSIVLFIYGLGPIKGFGIVLIIGIIFSLFTAVLVSRLILDWWVGVKGNSISFASNLTARAFKNVNYDWVGNRKYAYILSAAMVIISLVSFFTRGFELGVEFKGGYSYNVTFEKDVDAENIRQALTKSFGGNPIVKSVDTRNTFNITTSYLINDNAPDAAERVNQKLFEGINEMSGGNLKYEDFINNEFSGTHIASFSQVGPIIADDIKSSAIKSIIIALLVIFVYILFRFYKWQYSAGAVIALAHDAIITLGAFSLLHGVLNFSMEVDQALIAALLTVIGYSINDTVIVFDRIKEHLGFESQKSDRELINEAVSLTLSRTVNTSLATLLTIIILFLFGGASTKGFCFALVVGIIVGTYSSIFVATPIIVDLKTNLKYAAKKIKAKTSKQLLKV, from the coding sequence ATGTTTGAAAAAGGAATCGTCAAGTGGCTGCTCATTGCAATCGTTCTTGTTTGTTTGTTGCAGTTTGTTTATTATTTACCAACGAATAAGGTTGAAAGACAGGCAGCAGAATACTCGCTAAATGTAACCGGAGGAATAGAAGATGAAACTTCCCGGCAAGCTGCTCAAAAAGTGGCCCGGGTAAAGTATCTCGACTCTATTTCCAGCGAAAAAATATTTAGCATTCCTTTGATTAAGGAATTTACCTACCACGATCTTAAAAAGCAACAATTGGCTTTGGGTTTGGATCTCAAGGGCGGAATGAGTACCATTCTTCAAATTGATTTATCAGATCTCATCATTTCATTAGCTGGAAACTCATCAGATCCTGCTTTTCGGAAAGCTATTGCCAATGCCAATGATCGCATGCGCAACAGCCAACAAGATTTCATCAGTCTTTTTGTCGAAGAATTTAAAAAAGAATCAAACGGTAAAAGTTTGGCTTCCGTTTTTTCGAGAGGTGCATCCTTAAAAGATCGAGTAAACTTTGAGACATCAGATTTAGATGTTGCAAGGATTTTGCGCGAGGTGGCTAATGAGACGGTAGATCTTACCTTTAAAAGGTTAAAAGACAGGATCGATAAGTTGGGTGTGACCCAACCTAACGTATCTCTTGATAAAACCAGAGATATGATCGTAGTCGAACTTCCGGGAATCGATAATCCCGAAAGAGCTCGTAAATATCTTCAAGCCAGCGCCAAATTAGAATTCTGGGATGTCTACCGAAATTCTGATCCCGGCGTTTTTGATGGCATCGTGAATGCTGATAAAAAATTGGCGGCTATTGACAAAGGAGATACGACTTCAACTCAAGCTGACTATACTTTAGTTGACCGCTATGATTATACCCGTGACTCATTAGGAAATCCGATAGACTCAGTTAAAATTGGTACCGATACTATTAAGTCAGATCCGCTTACAGAAAAAGGACCGCTTTTGGCTGTATTCTCGCCAACTAGCCCTGCTGCCGGTTATACGGCTATTATTGGTTCTGTTGAAAAATCAAATAGATCGCGATTTATTGAATTGGTCAACAGACCGGAAGTAAAGGCTGTATTTCCATCAGATCTAGAATTTAGAATTGAGGCAAAACCTTATAAGCTCCAAGGCGAAACCAAGCCTTCCAATAATTACAATGTATATGCCATCAAGAAAAAACCGGGAGTTTCTACGGCGCCTCTAGATGGTGAGAGAATAGCCAGAGCTTCCGCAAATCCAGACAATTTGACTGGAGAGGTAGTGGTTTCCCTGGCCATGGATAATAAAGGCTCCAAAATTTGGGGCGAAATGACTACCCGTGCAGGAAATGACAATAAACGTGAGATTGCCATAGTGCTTGATGATGAAGTAGTTTCATGTCCAAGTGTTCGCGAGCCTATTTTAGGCGGTAATTCTCAGATATCCGGTAATTTTACAATCGATGAAGCTAAAGATCTTGCAAATATTTTGCAAGTTGGTAAACTTCCGGCAAAGACCAGAATTGTTCAGGAGTCTTTGGTGGGTCCTTCCTTAGGTAAAGAAAACATCAGCAAATCATTATGGTCCATTATCGGTGGATTTTTACTGGTCATGGCTTTTATGGTTATTTATTACACTTCAAGTGGTTTTGTTGCGATTCTAACTTTATTGCTCAACGTATTGTTTATTCTGGCGACACTCGCTTCTTTTGGAACTGTACTTACCCTGCCTGGTATCGCAGGTCTCGTATTGACGATGGGTATGGCCGTTGATGCCAACGTCGTTATTTATGAACGTATCAAGGAAGAACTTGCAGCGGGACGCGTGCTTATGGATGCCATTAAAGAAGGATTTGCACACTCTTATTCTGCCATTATTGACTCTAACGTAACGACAATTTTAACTTCCATAGTCTTATTCATATACGGTTTAGGTCCTATTAAGGGATTTGGTATCGTTTTGATCATAGGTATTATTTTCTCTTTGTTTACTGCAGTCCTGGTTTCAAGATTGATTCTCGACTGGTGGGTTGGCGTAAAAGGTAACTCTATTTCTTTTGCCAGCAATTTGACAGCACGTGCCTTTAAGAACGTAAACTATGATTGGGTGGGCAATCGTAAATATGCCTACATATTATCTGCCGCAATGGTGATTATTAGCCTGGTATCTTTTTTTACCAGAGGTTTCGAACTTGGCGTTGAATTTAAAGGGGGGTATTCGTATAATGTCACTTTTGAAAAAGATGTGGATGCAGAAAACATACGGCAGGCTTTAACAAAATCCTTTGGAGGAAATCCGATCGTAAAAAGTGTAGATACCCGTAACACATTCAATATCACAACTTCTTATTTGATTAATGATAATGCCCCGGATGCAGCTGAAAGAGTCAATCAAAAATTATTTGAAGGAATTAATGAAATGAGTGGTGGCAATTTAAAATACGAGGATTTTATAAATAATGAGTTTTCCGGGACTCACATTGCCTCGTTTAGTCAGGTAGGGCCCATCATTGCAGATGATATCAAAAGTTCTGCGATTAAATCGATTATTATTGCCCTTCTCGTTATTTTCGTTTATATCCTATTCCGATTTTATAAATGGCAATACAGTGCCGGAGCGGTCATTGCTTTAGCGCATGATGCCATTATTACGCTTGGCGCTTTTTCGCTTTTACACGGAGTGTTAAATTTCTCCATGGAAGTGGATCAGGCACTTATCGCCGCCTTGCTAACAGTCATTGGATACTCCATCAACGATACAGTAATTGTATTTGATAGGATCAAAGAACATTTGGGTTTTGAATCTCAAAAATCAGATAGGGAATTGATCAATGAAGCAGTTTCATTGACATTATCAAGAACGGTAAATACCTCATTGGCGACGCTCTTGACAATCATTATACTTTTCTTGTTCGGAGGAGCCAGTACAAAAGGTTTTTGTTTTGCATTGGTGGTAGGGATCATTGTAGGTACTTACTCATCAATTTTTGTGGCCACTCCTATTATTGTCGACTTAAAGACAAATCTAAAGTATGCAGCTAAAAAGATCAAGGCAAAGACGAGCAAACAACTTTTAAAAGTTTAA
- a CDS encoding TonB-dependent receptor: MNAGIRYERYTSEGPGKLSGSDIAQQTKDDRFILRAGMNYQLLRASFLRVSIGEGFRFPSLAEKYISTFAGGLQIVPNPKLQSEHGWNAEFGIRQGLAILGFKGMIDFSYFQSSYFDMMEFVLNNQLQFQSKNIGNTQIKGYEAELYVSRPIQNGSLTIQAGYTYINPKYREFDLEGKNLAINEREFAPIGQQNAANSSADVNILKYRSKNLFRFDINLDYRKFYAGYSFQYVSHVQAIDWLFQVTLFIKGIEDFRKVHDHGYRVHDLRIGYHLQQWNIQLNVNNLLNEIYTTRPGLLEAPRNMSLKLRYTF, from the coding sequence ATGAATGCGGGCATCCGGTATGAACGCTATACCTCTGAGGGTCCCGGTAAATTGTCAGGAAGTGATATTGCACAGCAAACAAAAGATGATCGGTTTATACTGCGCGCAGGGATGAATTATCAGTTGCTAAGAGCTAGCTTTTTAAGAGTTTCGATAGGTGAAGGATTTAGATTTCCTTCTTTGGCTGAAAAATACATTTCAACATTTGCCGGTGGATTACAAATCGTGCCTAATCCCAAATTACAGTCTGAGCATGGCTGGAATGCTGAGTTTGGAATCCGTCAGGGTTTAGCGATTTTGGGTTTTAAAGGAATGATTGACTTTTCTTATTTCCAGTCTAGTTATTTTGATATGATGGAATTTGTTTTGAACAATCAACTTCAGTTTCAATCCAAAAATATTGGGAATACTCAAATCAAAGGTTACGAAGCGGAATTGTATGTTTCTCGTCCTATTCAAAATGGATCACTTACGATTCAGGCAGGATATACTTATATCAATCCAAAATATCGGGAGTTTGATTTGGAAGGTAAAAATTTGGCTATCAATGAAAGGGAATTTGCACCCATTGGTCAGCAAAACGCAGCCAACTCAAGTGCCGATGTAAACATTCTCAAATATCGTTCTAAGAACTTATTCCGGTTTGATATAAATTTAGATTACAGGAAGTTTTATGCAGGATATTCATTTCAATATGTTTCACATGTGCAAGCCATTGATTGGTTGTTTCAGGTGACCTTATTCATAAAAGGGATAGAAGATTTTAGAAAAGTCCATGATCATGGATACAGGGTCCACGACCTGAGAATTGGCTACCATTTACAGCAATGGAATATTCAATTAAATGTTAATAATCTACTGAATGAAATTTATACTACCCGGCCTGGTCTTTTAGAGGCCCCAAGAAATATGAGTCTTAAATTGCGTTATACTTTTTAA
- a CDS encoding TonB-dependent receptor plug domain-containing protein: MKAYLPAQELAQSLQGLVLDNKTKEPISDVMVTSGKKYCFTNERGEFKLSLDSTAHVLRFKLVGYETKEIPIEMLTAEPVLLEESFLLLSTTVVSASKFERPIAESTVSMNVITKEMPDRLNSISGEKVLDRIPGVQIIDGQANIRGGSGYSYGAGSRVLLMMDDMPMMQHDAANPYWNDLPMESIGQIEVIKGASSTLYGSSAMNGVVHFRSVLPGSDPYTAISIVPTVYLKPGNGKEWWGKEGQISLPYENYFSIVHRKKINQWDYSVNASYDRKIGFNKKNNSDNVRFNGIARYRMSDSLLFSLGINANGGSSSDFFYWLDNGLYEGAEGAATKSDKLRFTIDPALSYHDRKGFHHKLISRYYNIFNGADQNQENKSNHAYGEYQMHKRINSILLDIQAGLVLNGTWTKAKLYSDTAFTLHNQAAYLQLENVFGLVCL, from the coding sequence TTGAAAGCATATTTGCCGGCTCAGGAACTAGCACAAAGTTTACAAGGACTTGTTTTGGATAACAAAACCAAAGAGCCCATTTCTGACGTGATGGTTACATCAGGCAAAAAATATTGTTTTACCAATGAAAGAGGTGAATTTAAATTGTCACTCGATAGTACTGCACATGTGCTTCGTTTTAAATTGGTGGGTTATGAGACCAAAGAAATTCCAATAGAGATGCTGACTGCAGAACCTGTGCTTTTGGAGGAAAGTTTTTTATTATTGTCAACTACTGTGGTGAGCGCCTCTAAATTTGAGAGACCTATTGCAGAATCTACGGTGTCTATGAATGTAATCACAAAAGAGATGCCTGACCGCCTCAACTCAATCAGTGGTGAAAAAGTGCTGGATCGAATTCCAGGAGTTCAAATCATAGATGGGCAGGCGAATATTCGTGGAGGTTCCGGATATAGTTATGGAGCGGGTAGCAGGGTCTTGTTGATGATGGATGATATGCCGATGATGCAACACGACGCTGCAAATCCCTATTGGAATGATTTACCCATGGAAAGCATCGGCCAAATTGAAGTTATAAAGGGTGCATCTTCAACGCTCTATGGGAGTTCGGCTATGAATGGAGTGGTCCATTTTCGGAGTGTACTTCCGGGGAGCGATCCTTATACTGCCATTTCTATTGTTCCAACGGTTTATTTAAAACCTGGAAATGGCAAAGAATGGTGGGGCAAAGAAGGTCAGATAAGTTTGCCTTATGAAAATTATTTTTCTATAGTACATCGCAAAAAAATAAACCAATGGGATTATTCGGTGAATGCCAGTTACGATCGGAAAATTGGATTTAATAAAAAAAATAATTCTGATAATGTTCGCTTCAACGGAATTGCGCGGTATCGAATGAGTGATAGTTTGCTTTTTTCGCTTGGCATAAATGCAAATGGCGGTTCCAGCAGTGATTTTTTTTATTGGCTGGATAATGGCTTGTACGAAGGGGCAGAAGGAGCGGCAACCAAAAGCGATAAATTGCGATTTACCATCGACCCGGCTTTAAGTTATCATGACCGAAAAGGCTTTCATCATAAATTGATAAGCAGGTATTACAATATTTTTAATGGAGCTGACCAGAATCAGGAAAATAAGAGCAACCATGCATATGGGGAATATCAAATGCATAAACGCATCAACTCTATATTGCTGGATATTCAAGCGGGACTGGTTTTAAATGGAACCTGGACGAAAGCCAAACTATATAGTGATACCGCATTTACATTACACAATCAAGCAGCTTATCTGCAATTGGAAAACGTTTTTGGTCTCGTTTGCTTATGA
- a CDS encoding T9SS type A sorting domain-containing protein, with translation MNQFAISFILSIFSLGAYSQICLPDSTLKDSSAGVFPRPISPTNPNGGITKKACINKPYEFVFTVVVPDTVQIPILPAPLPLEKVSIDTQNAISNLPVGISYSCNPPNCIFKKNEIGCLILHGTPSPVNTPGDFKPIIKLKLTVNVGVPFDYTTEYPGTAFPGEYILSLLSEVDCASSSNNLIEKTDTWYPNPVLGNTIKTQSKAEYILLFNSQMQLLKSENILSGNTLDLSSCENPGLYLIYWMENNKRYFQKIIRY, from the coding sequence ATGAATCAATTTGCGATTTCTTTTATTTTATCCATCTTCAGTTTAGGTGCATATTCCCAGATCTGTCTTCCTGATAGTACATTGAAAGATTCATCTGCAGGCGTATTTCCAAGACCTATATCTCCTACAAATCCAAATGGAGGTATCACTAAAAAAGCATGTATTAACAAACCCTATGAATTTGTATTCACGGTAGTAGTGCCTGACACTGTCCAAATTCCCATTTTGCCGGCTCCCCTACCCCTTGAAAAAGTATCCATTGATACGCAAAATGCAATTTCAAATTTGCCGGTTGGCATTTCGTACAGTTGCAATCCACCTAACTGTATTTTTAAAAAGAATGAAATCGGATGTCTTATCCTCCATGGCACTCCTAGTCCTGTAAATACACCTGGTGATTTTAAACCAATCATTAAGTTAAAACTCACTGTTAATGTTGGCGTTCCGTTCGATTATACCACTGAATATCCAGGTACCGCTTTTCCAGGTGAGTATATTTTATCGTTATTGTCCGAAGTTGATTGTGCATCCAGCTCTAATAATTTGATAGAAAAAACGGATACCTGGTATCCAAATCCGGTTTTAGGAAACACCATTAAGACCCAATCAAAAGCCGAATACATTTTGCTTTTCAACAGTCAAATGCAACTGTTGAAATCTGAAAACATTCTTAGCGGGAATACACTTGATTTGAGCTCCTGTGAAAATCCTGGTTTATATCTAATCTATTGGATGGAAAATAATAAGCGTTACTTTCAAAAAATTATTCGCTATTAG
- the mutS gene encoding DNA mismatch repair protein MutS — translation MEQYYAMKAKHPDAILLYRVGDFYETFGEDAITTSKILGIVLTKRNNGGSDIELAGFPHHSLDVYLPRLVRAGFRVALCEQLEKPVKGKKIVKRGITDVITPGVTTDDKLLDVRKNNFLAAIHFSIEKIGIALADISTGEFYLSEGDIPYIKKLLESFNPSEIIISRQRITEFEKIFGDQFYSYGLEEWIFQSDFGKTKLLDHFKVNSLKGFGIEEYNIGQIAAGVILHYLDTTETKNPSHLSSISRLSNDDFVWMDRFTIRNLELIEPIHPEGKTLLSIIDRTQTPMGSRLLRKWIVLPLMDVAKIQSRLDMVESVINDQKLTDELESLLHQFGDLERLVSKIPLRRISPREINHIKKCLKLLKPLKSLLENQTNHNLKTIGNQIQNCDDLCQLIDLQLADDAPNQTNKGGIFKSGCSSELDELKFVLTHSKDLLVEIQMKEAVATGINNLKVGYNSVFGYYLEVTNKFKNQGLIPDHWIRKQTMSTGERYVTEELKNLEVKILGAEERIIQIEEDLFEKLIDLIQEYLLPLQQNAKNIATIDVVHSFAKTAMTLSFSKPLLDDGKIIDIRNGRHPVIENQLPDGEHYIPNDIYLDSDSQQILMITGPNMSGKSAILRQTALICLMAQIGSYVPAKEARLGVIDRIFTRVGASDNISSGESTFMVEMNETSSILNNLSDRSLILLDEIGRGTSTYDGISIAWSIAEYLHNIPDKRAKTLFATHYHELNELAEYLPRIHNYHVATKELNNSVIFLRKLVKGGSEHSFGIHVAQMAGMPKEVVNRAFIILKGLEEHRSKGNSGTNIEKENSIQFPTEQEIVNQNFIDQIKAIDLNTLSPIECMMKIAEIQKQMRSV, via the coding sequence ATGGAGCAATATTATGCCATGAAGGCAAAGCATCCAGATGCGATATTGCTTTATAGAGTGGGAGATTTTTATGAAACCTTTGGCGAAGATGCCATTACTACTTCTAAAATTTTAGGCATTGTGTTGACCAAACGCAATAATGGTGGTTCAGACATTGAATTGGCAGGTTTCCCACACCATTCCCTTGATGTTTATTTACCGAGACTTGTAAGGGCCGGCTTTCGGGTCGCATTGTGCGAGCAACTTGAAAAGCCCGTTAAAGGAAAAAAAATTGTGAAACGCGGTATCACAGATGTCATCACACCCGGAGTTACTACTGATGATAAATTATTAGATGTCCGGAAAAATAATTTTTTAGCTGCCATTCATTTTTCAATTGAGAAAATTGGAATCGCTTTGGCAGATATATCAACAGGCGAATTTTATCTTTCAGAAGGAGATATTCCTTATATCAAAAAATTACTTGAAAGTTTTAATCCATCTGAGATCATTATTTCCAGACAGCGAATCACAGAATTTGAAAAAATATTTGGAGATCAGTTTTATTCTTATGGTTTAGAAGAATGGATTTTTCAAAGTGATTTTGGCAAAACAAAACTCCTTGACCATTTTAAAGTCAACAGTCTTAAGGGATTTGGCATCGAAGAATACAATATAGGTCAAATAGCGGCTGGTGTCATATTGCATTATTTAGACACCACCGAAACTAAAAATCCATCACATTTATCAAGTATCAGCAGATTATCGAATGATGATTTCGTATGGATGGATCGATTCACCATTCGAAATCTAGAATTGATAGAGCCAATTCATCCCGAAGGCAAAACCTTATTATCTATCATAGATCGCACACAAACCCCGATGGGATCGAGATTACTTCGAAAGTGGATCGTACTTCCCCTCATGGATGTAGCTAAAATTCAATCCAGGCTCGACATGGTTGAAAGTGTTATCAATGATCAAAAATTAACTGATGAGTTGGAATCATTACTACATCAATTCGGTGATTTGGAAAGATTGGTTTCAAAAATTCCATTGCGAAGGATTTCACCCAGAGAAATTAATCATATTAAAAAGTGCCTCAAATTATTAAAGCCACTCAAGTCACTTTTAGAAAATCAAACCAATCATAATCTAAAAACAATTGGAAACCAAATTCAAAATTGCGATGATCTTTGTCAGCTAATAGACTTGCAATTGGCAGATGATGCTCCAAATCAAACCAATAAAGGTGGTATCTTTAAATCAGGTTGTTCGTCAGAATTAGATGAATTAAAATTCGTACTCACCCATTCAAAAGATCTTTTGGTTGAAATCCAAATGAAAGAAGCCGTAGCAACCGGGATCAACAATTTAAAAGTCGGATACAACTCTGTTTTTGGTTATTATCTAGAAGTTACCAATAAATTTAAAAATCAAGGACTCATTCCCGACCATTGGATACGCAAACAAACAATGTCTACGGGAGAACGTTATGTAACAGAAGAACTTAAAAATCTGGAAGTTAAAATTTTGGGAGCTGAAGAAAGAATTATTCAAATTGAAGAAGATCTGTTTGAAAAACTCATTGATTTAATTCAAGAATACCTTTTACCATTGCAGCAAAACGCAAAAAATATTGCCACCATAGACGTTGTTCATTCATTCGCGAAAACTGCAATGACGCTTTCTTTTTCAAAGCCATTATTAGATGATGGCAAAATTATAGATATCCGAAATGGAAGGCATCCTGTGATCGAAAACCAATTACCTGATGGGGAGCATTACATTCCCAATGATATATACCTCGATTCCGATTCACAACAAATCCTGATGATTACTGGGCCAAATATGTCAGGAAAATCAGCCATACTTAGACAAACTGCGTTGATCTGTCTAATGGCTCAAATTGGATCATATGTTCCTGCCAAAGAAGCAAGGCTAGGTGTTATTGATCGAATTTTTACCCGAGTTGGTGCCAGTGATAACATTTCCTCCGGCGAATCAACATTTATGGTTGAAATGAACGAAACATCTTCTATTCTCAATAACCTTTCTGATCGTTCATTGATTTTATTGGATGAGATTGGCAGGGGCACAAGCACTTATGACGGCATCTCCATCGCATGGTCTATCGCTGAGTATTTACATAATATTCCTGACAAACGAGCCAAAACGCTTTTCGCGACGCATTACCATGAATTAAATGAACTTGCAGAATATTTGCCAAGGATTCATAATTATCACGTAGCCACAAAAGAATTAAATAACAGTGTCATTTTTTTGCGAAAACTAGTCAAAGGAGGCAGCGAACATTCCTTTGGAATCCACGTTGCTCAAATGGCTGGTATGCCTAAAGAAGTTGTAAACAGAGCTTTTATAATATTAAAGGGGCTTGAAGAGCATAGATCTAAAGGCAACAGTGGAACTAATATAGAAAAAGAAAATTCCATTCAATTTCCAACGGAACAAGAAATAGTCAATCAAAATTTTATCGATCAAATCAAAGCAATAGATCTTAATACCTTGTCTCCTATTGAATGTATGATGAAAATTGCTGAAATTCAAAAGCAAATGCGATCCGTTTGA